A genomic region of Silurus meridionalis isolate SWU-2019-XX chromosome 7, ASM1480568v1, whole genome shotgun sequence contains the following coding sequences:
- the mapta gene encoding microtubule-associated protein tau isoform X6 gives MDQQHDSFNSHSNHCNVADAMANSLAGMAVNDRHHGDQLENGISPMKEDHGDEELALSHEFPQDETNSVNEEEQCEGLVDSAEAHGEAQHASAPADSNGQSAGGPTGTSQTAQVKTDNDTEKRTPGSRPYAAGTKIPAMTPPQSVKVDSKKPVKNGKDSPKTPEASGQSSPGTPKSPGSKSIGDKTQVPKDMKKVAVIRSTPKSPGSLKNRSPAPLAAVPLPDLKNVRPKVGSTENIKYQPGGGRVQIFDQKLDFSNVQSKCGSKDNVKHVPGGGKVQILDKKVDFSNVQARCGSKDNIKHIPGGGKVQILDQKLDLTNVQARCGSKDNMKHTPGGGKVQIVHKKIDLSNVQAKCGSKDNIHHKPGGGNIEIRSEKLEFKAQSKIGSLDNIGHVARGGQKRIETHKLMFREQAKARTDHGAEIISLEESSQQLSTVSSSGSINMADPPELSTLADEVSASLAKQGL, from the exons ATGGACCAACAGCATGATTCGTTCAACAGCCACTCTAACCACTGCAACGTGGCTGATGCCATGGCGAACTCGCTTGCTGGCATGGCTGTCAACGACCGTCACCACGGGGATCAGTTGGAGAATGGCATCAGTCCAATGAAAG AGGATCATGGTGATGAAGAGCTCGCTTTATCACATGAGTTTCCTCAGGATGAGACCAACTCTGTTAATGAGGAGGAGCAatgtg AGGGGTTGGTGGATTCTGCAGAAGCACACGGAGAAGCTCAGCATGCATCTGCTCCGGCTGATTCAAACGGGCAGAGTG CAGGAGGACCTACAGGTACATCTCAAACAG cTCAAGTCAAGACCGACAATGACACTGAGAAACGG ACTCCAGGAAGCAGGCCTTACGCAGCTGGAACGAAAATCCCTGCAATGACCCCTCCTCAGTCTG TAAAAGTGGATTCGAAGAAACCAGTGAAAAATGGAAAAG ATTCGCCCAAGACCCCTGAAGCAAGTGGCCAAAGTAGTCCTGGCACCCCTAAGTCACCTGGCAGCAAGAGTATCGGTGATAAAACCCAAGTACCAAAGGATATGAAGAAGGTTGCTGTGATCCGCAGTACCCCCAAATCTCCTGGCTCCCTGAAGAACCGTTCTCCAGCACCTCTGGCTGCGGTGCCCCTGCCTGACCTGAAGAATGTGCGCCCCAAAGTCGGTTCTACTGAAAACATCAAGTACCAGCCCGGAGGAGGCCGG GTCCAAATTTTTGATCAGAAGCTGGACTTTAGTAATGTTCAGTCTAAGTGTGGCTCCAAAGACAATGTCAAACATGTACCCGGAGGTGGCAAA GTCCAGATTCTTGATAAGAAAGTGGACTTCAGTAATGTTCAAGCTCGATGTGGTTCTAAAGACAACATAAAGCACATTCCTGGAGGAGGCAAG GTTCAGATTCTCGATCAGAAGTTGGACTTGACTAACGTGCAAGCTAGGTGTGGTTCTAAAGACAATATGAAACACACACCCGGAGGTGGCAAA GTCCAGATCGTTCACAAAAAAATAGACTTGAGCAATGTGCAGGCGAAATGCGGTTCAAAAGATAATATCCACCACAAGCCAG GAGGTGGAAATATTGAGATCAGATCCGAGAAACTGGAATTCAAGGCGCAATCAAAGATCGGCTCTCTAGACAACATCGGCCATGTGGCTAGAGGTGGTCAAAAGAGG ATTGAGACACATAAGCTGATGTTCCGCGAGCAGGCGAAGGCGCGGACTGACCACGGCGCCGAGATCATCTCTCTGGAAGAGTCTTCACAGCAGCTCAGCACGGTTTCCTCCTCTGGCAGCATCAACATGGCTGACCCACCTGAGCTCTCCACCCTCGCAGATGAGGTGAGCGCCTCGTTGGCCAAGCAGGGCTTGTGA
- the mapta gene encoding microtubule-associated protein tau isoform X1, with amino-acid sequence MDQQHDSFNSHSNHCNVADAMANSLAGMAVNDRHHGDQLENGISPMKEDHGDEELALSHEFPQDETNSVNEEEQCEGLVDSAEAHGEAQHASAPADSNGQSAGGPTGTSQTAQVKTDNDTEKRTPGSRPYAAGTKIPAMTPPQSVKVDSKKPVKNGKDSPKTPEASGQSSPGTPKSPGSKSIGDKTQVPKDMKKVAVIRSTPKSPGSLKNRSPAPLAAVPLPDLKNVRPKVGSTENIKYQPGGGRVQIFDQKLDFSNVQSKCGSKDNVKHVPGGGKVQILDKKVDFSNVQARCGSKDNIKHIPGGGKVQILDQKLDFSNIESKCGSKDNIKHVAGGGKVQILDQKLDLTNVQARCGSKDNMKHTPGGGKVQIVHKKIDLSNVQAKCGSKDNIHHKPGGGNIEIRSEKLEFKAQSKIGSLDNIGHVARGGQKRIETHKLMFREQAKARTDHGAEIISLEESSQQLSTVSSSGSINMADPPELSTLADEVSASLAKQGL; translated from the exons ATGGACCAACAGCATGATTCGTTCAACAGCCACTCTAACCACTGCAACGTGGCTGATGCCATGGCGAACTCGCTTGCTGGCATGGCTGTCAACGACCGTCACCACGGGGATCAGTTGGAGAATGGCATCAGTCCAATGAAAG AGGATCATGGTGATGAAGAGCTCGCTTTATCACATGAGTTTCCTCAGGATGAGACCAACTCTGTTAATGAGGAGGAGCAatgtg AGGGGTTGGTGGATTCTGCAGAAGCACACGGAGAAGCTCAGCATGCATCTGCTCCGGCTGATTCAAACGGGCAGAGTG CAGGAGGACCTACAGGTACATCTCAAACAG cTCAAGTCAAGACCGACAATGACACTGAGAAACGG ACTCCAGGAAGCAGGCCTTACGCAGCTGGAACGAAAATCCCTGCAATGACCCCTCCTCAGTCTG TAAAAGTGGATTCGAAGAAACCAGTGAAAAATGGAAAAG ATTCGCCCAAGACCCCTGAAGCAAGTGGCCAAAGTAGTCCTGGCACCCCTAAGTCACCTGGCAGCAAGAGTATCGGTGATAAAACCCAAGTACCAAAGGATATGAAGAAGGTTGCTGTGATCCGCAGTACCCCCAAATCTCCTGGCTCCCTGAAGAACCGTTCTCCAGCACCTCTGGCTGCGGTGCCCCTGCCTGACCTGAAGAATGTGCGCCCCAAAGTCGGTTCTACTGAAAACATCAAGTACCAGCCCGGAGGAGGCCGG GTCCAAATTTTTGATCAGAAGCTGGACTTTAGTAATGTTCAGTCTAAGTGTGGCTCCAAAGACAATGTCAAACATGTACCCGGAGGTGGCAAA GTCCAGATTCTTGATAAGAAAGTGGACTTCAGTAATGTTCAAGCTCGATGTGGTTCTAAAGACAACATAAAGCACATTCCTGGAGGAGGCAAG GTGCAAATTCTCGATCAGAAGCTGGACTTTTCTAATATTGAGTCTAAGTGTGGCTCCAAAGACAATATCAAGCATGTAGCTGGAGGGGGCAAA GTTCAGATTCTCGATCAGAAGTTGGACTTGACTAACGTGCAAGCTAGGTGTGGTTCTAAAGACAATATGAAACACACACCCGGAGGTGGCAAA GTCCAGATCGTTCACAAAAAAATAGACTTGAGCAATGTGCAGGCGAAATGCGGTTCAAAAGATAATATCCACCACAAGCCAG GAGGTGGAAATATTGAGATCAGATCCGAGAAACTGGAATTCAAGGCGCAATCAAAGATCGGCTCTCTAGACAACATCGGCCATGTGGCTAGAGGTGGTCAAAAGAGG ATTGAGACACATAAGCTGATGTTCCGCGAGCAGGCGAAGGCGCGGACTGACCACGGCGCCGAGATCATCTCTCTGGAAGAGTCTTCACAGCAGCTCAGCACGGTTTCCTCCTCTGGCAGCATCAACATGGCTGACCCACCTGAGCTCTCCACCCTCGCAGATGAGGTGAGCGCCTCGTTGGCCAAGCAGGGCTTGTGA
- the mapta gene encoding microtubule-associated protein tau isoform X4 has translation MDQQHDSFNSHSNHCNVADAMANSLAGMAVNDRHHGDQLENGISPMKEGLVDSAEAHGEAQHASAPADSNGQSAGGPTGTSQTAQVKTDNDTEKRTPGSRPYAAGTKIPAMTPPQSVKVDSKKPVKNGKDSPKTPEASGQSSPGTPKSPGSKSIGDKTQVPKDMKKVAVIRSTPKSPGSLKNRSPAPLAAVPLPDLKNVRPKVGSTENIKYQPGGGRVQIFDQKLDFSNVQSKCGSKDNVKHVPGGGKVQILDKKVDFSNVQARCGSKDNIKHIPGGGKVQILDQKLDFSNIESKCGSKDNIKHVAGGGKVQILDQKLDLTNVQARCGSKDNMKHTPGGGKVQIVHKKIDLSNVQAKCGSKDNIHHKPGGGNIEIRSEKLEFKAQSKIGSLDNIGHVARGGQKRIETHKLMFREQAKARTDHGAEIISLEESSQQLSTVSSSGSINMADPPELSTLADEVSASLAKQGL, from the exons ATGGACCAACAGCATGATTCGTTCAACAGCCACTCTAACCACTGCAACGTGGCTGATGCCATGGCGAACTCGCTTGCTGGCATGGCTGTCAACGACCGTCACCACGGGGATCAGTTGGAGAATGGCATCAGTCCAATGAAAG AGGGGTTGGTGGATTCTGCAGAAGCACACGGAGAAGCTCAGCATGCATCTGCTCCGGCTGATTCAAACGGGCAGAGTG CAGGAGGACCTACAGGTACATCTCAAACAG cTCAAGTCAAGACCGACAATGACACTGAGAAACGG ACTCCAGGAAGCAGGCCTTACGCAGCTGGAACGAAAATCCCTGCAATGACCCCTCCTCAGTCTG TAAAAGTGGATTCGAAGAAACCAGTGAAAAATGGAAAAG ATTCGCCCAAGACCCCTGAAGCAAGTGGCCAAAGTAGTCCTGGCACCCCTAAGTCACCTGGCAGCAAGAGTATCGGTGATAAAACCCAAGTACCAAAGGATATGAAGAAGGTTGCTGTGATCCGCAGTACCCCCAAATCTCCTGGCTCCCTGAAGAACCGTTCTCCAGCACCTCTGGCTGCGGTGCCCCTGCCTGACCTGAAGAATGTGCGCCCCAAAGTCGGTTCTACTGAAAACATCAAGTACCAGCCCGGAGGAGGCCGG GTCCAAATTTTTGATCAGAAGCTGGACTTTAGTAATGTTCAGTCTAAGTGTGGCTCCAAAGACAATGTCAAACATGTACCCGGAGGTGGCAAA GTCCAGATTCTTGATAAGAAAGTGGACTTCAGTAATGTTCAAGCTCGATGTGGTTCTAAAGACAACATAAAGCACATTCCTGGAGGAGGCAAG GTGCAAATTCTCGATCAGAAGCTGGACTTTTCTAATATTGAGTCTAAGTGTGGCTCCAAAGACAATATCAAGCATGTAGCTGGAGGGGGCAAA GTTCAGATTCTCGATCAGAAGTTGGACTTGACTAACGTGCAAGCTAGGTGTGGTTCTAAAGACAATATGAAACACACACCCGGAGGTGGCAAA GTCCAGATCGTTCACAAAAAAATAGACTTGAGCAATGTGCAGGCGAAATGCGGTTCAAAAGATAATATCCACCACAAGCCAG GAGGTGGAAATATTGAGATCAGATCCGAGAAACTGGAATTCAAGGCGCAATCAAAGATCGGCTCTCTAGACAACATCGGCCATGTGGCTAGAGGTGGTCAAAAGAGG ATTGAGACACATAAGCTGATGTTCCGCGAGCAGGCGAAGGCGCGGACTGACCACGGCGCCGAGATCATCTCTCTGGAAGAGTCTTCACAGCAGCTCAGCACGGTTTCCTCCTCTGGCAGCATCAACATGGCTGACCCACCTGAGCTCTCCACCCTCGCAGATGAGGTGAGCGCCTCGTTGGCCAAGCAGGGCTTGTGA
- the mapta gene encoding microtubule-associated protein tau isoform X8 gives MSGTEVSKVESAPSEDHGDEELALSHEFPQDETNSVNEEEQCEGLVDSAEAHGEAQHASAPADSNGQSAGGPTGTSQTAQVKTDNDTEKRTPGSRPYAAGTKIPAMTPPQSVKVDSKKPVKNGKDSPKTPEASGQSSPGTPKSPGSKSIGDKTQVPKDMKKVAVIRSTPKSPGSLKNRSPAPLAAVPLPDLKNVRPKVGSTENIKYQPGGGRVQIFDQKLDFSNVQSKCGSKDNVKHVPGGGKVQILDKKVDFSNVQARCGSKDNIKHIPGGGKVQILDQKLDFSNIESKCGSKDNIKHVAGGGKVQILDQKLDLTNVQARCGSKDNMKHTPGGGKVQIVHKKIDLSNVQAKCGSKDNIHHKPGGGNIEIRSEKLEFKAQSKIGSLDNIGHVARGGQKRIETHKLMFREQAKARTDHGAEIISLEESSQQLSTVSSSGSINMADPPELSTLADEVSASLAKQGL, from the exons ATGTCAGGGACTGAGGTCTCTAAAGTAGAGAGCGCCCCTTCTG AGGATCATGGTGATGAAGAGCTCGCTTTATCACATGAGTTTCCTCAGGATGAGACCAACTCTGTTAATGAGGAGGAGCAatgtg AGGGGTTGGTGGATTCTGCAGAAGCACACGGAGAAGCTCAGCATGCATCTGCTCCGGCTGATTCAAACGGGCAGAGTG CAGGAGGACCTACAGGTACATCTCAAACAG cTCAAGTCAAGACCGACAATGACACTGAGAAACGG ACTCCAGGAAGCAGGCCTTACGCAGCTGGAACGAAAATCCCTGCAATGACCCCTCCTCAGTCTG TAAAAGTGGATTCGAAGAAACCAGTGAAAAATGGAAAAG ATTCGCCCAAGACCCCTGAAGCAAGTGGCCAAAGTAGTCCTGGCACCCCTAAGTCACCTGGCAGCAAGAGTATCGGTGATAAAACCCAAGTACCAAAGGATATGAAGAAGGTTGCTGTGATCCGCAGTACCCCCAAATCTCCTGGCTCCCTGAAGAACCGTTCTCCAGCACCTCTGGCTGCGGTGCCCCTGCCTGACCTGAAGAATGTGCGCCCCAAAGTCGGTTCTACTGAAAACATCAAGTACCAGCCCGGAGGAGGCCGG GTCCAAATTTTTGATCAGAAGCTGGACTTTAGTAATGTTCAGTCTAAGTGTGGCTCCAAAGACAATGTCAAACATGTACCCGGAGGTGGCAAA GTCCAGATTCTTGATAAGAAAGTGGACTTCAGTAATGTTCAAGCTCGATGTGGTTCTAAAGACAACATAAAGCACATTCCTGGAGGAGGCAAG GTGCAAATTCTCGATCAGAAGCTGGACTTTTCTAATATTGAGTCTAAGTGTGGCTCCAAAGACAATATCAAGCATGTAGCTGGAGGGGGCAAA GTTCAGATTCTCGATCAGAAGTTGGACTTGACTAACGTGCAAGCTAGGTGTGGTTCTAAAGACAATATGAAACACACACCCGGAGGTGGCAAA GTCCAGATCGTTCACAAAAAAATAGACTTGAGCAATGTGCAGGCGAAATGCGGTTCAAAAGATAATATCCACCACAAGCCAG GAGGTGGAAATATTGAGATCAGATCCGAGAAACTGGAATTCAAGGCGCAATCAAAGATCGGCTCTCTAGACAACATCGGCCATGTGGCTAGAGGTGGTCAAAAGAGG ATTGAGACACATAAGCTGATGTTCCGCGAGCAGGCGAAGGCGCGGACTGACCACGGCGCCGAGATCATCTCTCTGGAAGAGTCTTCACAGCAGCTCAGCACGGTTTCCTCCTCTGGCAGCATCAACATGGCTGACCCACCTGAGCTCTCCACCCTCGCAGATGAGGTGAGCGCCTCGTTGGCCAAGCAGGGCTTGTGA
- the mapta gene encoding microtubule-associated protein tau isoform X10, giving the protein MDQQHDSFNSHSNHCNVADAMANSLAGMAVNDRHHGDQLENGISPMKGGPTGTSQTAQVKTDNDTEKRTPGSRPYAAGTKIPAMTPPQSVKVDSKKPVKNGKDSPKTPEASGQSSPGTPKSPGSKSIGDKTQVPKDMKKVAVIRSTPKSPGSLKNRSPAPLAAVPLPDLKNVRPKVGSTENIKYQPGGGRVQIFDQKLDFSNVQSKCGSKDNVKHVPGGGKVQILDKKVDFSNVQARCGSKDNIKHIPGGGKVQILDQKLDFSNIESKCGSKDNIKHVAGGGKVQILDQKLDLTNVQARCGSKDNMKHTPGGGKVQIVHKKIDLSNVQAKCGSKDNIHHKPGGGNIEIRSEKLEFKAQSKIGSLDNIGHVARGGQKRIETHKLMFREQAKARTDHGAEIISLEESSQQLSTVSSSGSINMADPPELSTLADEVSASLAKQGL; this is encoded by the exons ATGGACCAACAGCATGATTCGTTCAACAGCCACTCTAACCACTGCAACGTGGCTGATGCCATGGCGAACTCGCTTGCTGGCATGGCTGTCAACGACCGTCACCACGGGGATCAGTTGGAGAATGGCATCAGTCCAATGAAAG GAGGACCTACAGGTACATCTCAAACAG cTCAAGTCAAGACCGACAATGACACTGAGAAACGG ACTCCAGGAAGCAGGCCTTACGCAGCTGGAACGAAAATCCCTGCAATGACCCCTCCTCAGTCTG TAAAAGTGGATTCGAAGAAACCAGTGAAAAATGGAAAAG ATTCGCCCAAGACCCCTGAAGCAAGTGGCCAAAGTAGTCCTGGCACCCCTAAGTCACCTGGCAGCAAGAGTATCGGTGATAAAACCCAAGTACCAAAGGATATGAAGAAGGTTGCTGTGATCCGCAGTACCCCCAAATCTCCTGGCTCCCTGAAGAACCGTTCTCCAGCACCTCTGGCTGCGGTGCCCCTGCCTGACCTGAAGAATGTGCGCCCCAAAGTCGGTTCTACTGAAAACATCAAGTACCAGCCCGGAGGAGGCCGG GTCCAAATTTTTGATCAGAAGCTGGACTTTAGTAATGTTCAGTCTAAGTGTGGCTCCAAAGACAATGTCAAACATGTACCCGGAGGTGGCAAA GTCCAGATTCTTGATAAGAAAGTGGACTTCAGTAATGTTCAAGCTCGATGTGGTTCTAAAGACAACATAAAGCACATTCCTGGAGGAGGCAAG GTGCAAATTCTCGATCAGAAGCTGGACTTTTCTAATATTGAGTCTAAGTGTGGCTCCAAAGACAATATCAAGCATGTAGCTGGAGGGGGCAAA GTTCAGATTCTCGATCAGAAGTTGGACTTGACTAACGTGCAAGCTAGGTGTGGTTCTAAAGACAATATGAAACACACACCCGGAGGTGGCAAA GTCCAGATCGTTCACAAAAAAATAGACTTGAGCAATGTGCAGGCGAAATGCGGTTCAAAAGATAATATCCACCACAAGCCAG GAGGTGGAAATATTGAGATCAGATCCGAGAAACTGGAATTCAAGGCGCAATCAAAGATCGGCTCTCTAGACAACATCGGCCATGTGGCTAGAGGTGGTCAAAAGAGG ATTGAGACACATAAGCTGATGTTCCGCGAGCAGGCGAAGGCGCGGACTGACCACGGCGCCGAGATCATCTCTCTGGAAGAGTCTTCACAGCAGCTCAGCACGGTTTCCTCCTCTGGCAGCATCAACATGGCTGACCCACCTGAGCTCTCCACCCTCGCAGATGAGGTGAGCGCCTCGTTGGCCAAGCAGGGCTTGTGA
- the mapta gene encoding microtubule-associated protein tau isoform X5 has translation MDQQHDSFNSHSNHCNVADAMANSLAGMAVNDRHHGDQLENGISPMKEGLVDSAEAHGEAQHASAPADSNGQSGGPTGTSQTAQVKTDNDTEKRTPGSRPYAAGTKIPAMTPPQSVKVDSKKPVKNGKDSPKTPEASGQSSPGTPKSPGSKSIGDKTQVPKDMKKVAVIRSTPKSPGSLKNRSPAPLAAVPLPDLKNVRPKVGSTENIKYQPGGGRVQIFDQKLDFSNVQSKCGSKDNVKHVPGGGKVQILDKKVDFSNVQARCGSKDNIKHIPGGGKVQILDQKLDFSNIESKCGSKDNIKHVAGGGKVQILDQKLDLTNVQARCGSKDNMKHTPGGGKVQIVHKKIDLSNVQAKCGSKDNIHHKPGGGNIEIRSEKLEFKAQSKIGSLDNIGHVARGGQKRIETHKLMFREQAKARTDHGAEIISLEESSQQLSTVSSSGSINMADPPELSTLADEVSASLAKQGL, from the exons ATGGACCAACAGCATGATTCGTTCAACAGCCACTCTAACCACTGCAACGTGGCTGATGCCATGGCGAACTCGCTTGCTGGCATGGCTGTCAACGACCGTCACCACGGGGATCAGTTGGAGAATGGCATCAGTCCAATGAAAG AGGGGTTGGTGGATTCTGCAGAAGCACACGGAGAAGCTCAGCATGCATCTGCTCCGGCTGATTCAAACGGGCAGAGTG GAGGACCTACAGGTACATCTCAAACAG cTCAAGTCAAGACCGACAATGACACTGAGAAACGG ACTCCAGGAAGCAGGCCTTACGCAGCTGGAACGAAAATCCCTGCAATGACCCCTCCTCAGTCTG TAAAAGTGGATTCGAAGAAACCAGTGAAAAATGGAAAAG ATTCGCCCAAGACCCCTGAAGCAAGTGGCCAAAGTAGTCCTGGCACCCCTAAGTCACCTGGCAGCAAGAGTATCGGTGATAAAACCCAAGTACCAAAGGATATGAAGAAGGTTGCTGTGATCCGCAGTACCCCCAAATCTCCTGGCTCCCTGAAGAACCGTTCTCCAGCACCTCTGGCTGCGGTGCCCCTGCCTGACCTGAAGAATGTGCGCCCCAAAGTCGGTTCTACTGAAAACATCAAGTACCAGCCCGGAGGAGGCCGG GTCCAAATTTTTGATCAGAAGCTGGACTTTAGTAATGTTCAGTCTAAGTGTGGCTCCAAAGACAATGTCAAACATGTACCCGGAGGTGGCAAA GTCCAGATTCTTGATAAGAAAGTGGACTTCAGTAATGTTCAAGCTCGATGTGGTTCTAAAGACAACATAAAGCACATTCCTGGAGGAGGCAAG GTGCAAATTCTCGATCAGAAGCTGGACTTTTCTAATATTGAGTCTAAGTGTGGCTCCAAAGACAATATCAAGCATGTAGCTGGAGGGGGCAAA GTTCAGATTCTCGATCAGAAGTTGGACTTGACTAACGTGCAAGCTAGGTGTGGTTCTAAAGACAATATGAAACACACACCCGGAGGTGGCAAA GTCCAGATCGTTCACAAAAAAATAGACTTGAGCAATGTGCAGGCGAAATGCGGTTCAAAAGATAATATCCACCACAAGCCAG GAGGTGGAAATATTGAGATCAGATCCGAGAAACTGGAATTCAAGGCGCAATCAAAGATCGGCTCTCTAGACAACATCGGCCATGTGGCTAGAGGTGGTCAAAAGAGG ATTGAGACACATAAGCTGATGTTCCGCGAGCAGGCGAAGGCGCGGACTGACCACGGCGCCGAGATCATCTCTCTGGAAGAGTCTTCACAGCAGCTCAGCACGGTTTCCTCCTCTGGCAGCATCAACATGGCTGACCCACCTGAGCTCTCCACCCTCGCAGATGAGGTGAGCGCCTCGTTGGCCAAGCAGGGCTTGTGA
- the mapta gene encoding microtubule-associated protein tau isoform X2 — MDQQHDSFNSHSNHCNVADAMANSLAGMAVNDRHHGDQLENGISPMKEDHGDEELALSHEFPQDETNSVNEEEQCEGLVDSAEAHGEAQHASAPADSNGQSGGPTGTSQTAQVKTDNDTEKRTPGSRPYAAGTKIPAMTPPQSVKVDSKKPVKNGKDSPKTPEASGQSSPGTPKSPGSKSIGDKTQVPKDMKKVAVIRSTPKSPGSLKNRSPAPLAAVPLPDLKNVRPKVGSTENIKYQPGGGRVQIFDQKLDFSNVQSKCGSKDNVKHVPGGGKVQILDKKVDFSNVQARCGSKDNIKHIPGGGKVQILDQKLDFSNIESKCGSKDNIKHVAGGGKVQILDQKLDLTNVQARCGSKDNMKHTPGGGKVQIVHKKIDLSNVQAKCGSKDNIHHKPGGGNIEIRSEKLEFKAQSKIGSLDNIGHVARGGQKRIETHKLMFREQAKARTDHGAEIISLEESSQQLSTVSSSGSINMADPPELSTLADEVSASLAKQGL; from the exons ATGGACCAACAGCATGATTCGTTCAACAGCCACTCTAACCACTGCAACGTGGCTGATGCCATGGCGAACTCGCTTGCTGGCATGGCTGTCAACGACCGTCACCACGGGGATCAGTTGGAGAATGGCATCAGTCCAATGAAAG AGGATCATGGTGATGAAGAGCTCGCTTTATCACATGAGTTTCCTCAGGATGAGACCAACTCTGTTAATGAGGAGGAGCAatgtg AGGGGTTGGTGGATTCTGCAGAAGCACACGGAGAAGCTCAGCATGCATCTGCTCCGGCTGATTCAAACGGGCAGAGTG GAGGACCTACAGGTACATCTCAAACAG cTCAAGTCAAGACCGACAATGACACTGAGAAACGG ACTCCAGGAAGCAGGCCTTACGCAGCTGGAACGAAAATCCCTGCAATGACCCCTCCTCAGTCTG TAAAAGTGGATTCGAAGAAACCAGTGAAAAATGGAAAAG ATTCGCCCAAGACCCCTGAAGCAAGTGGCCAAAGTAGTCCTGGCACCCCTAAGTCACCTGGCAGCAAGAGTATCGGTGATAAAACCCAAGTACCAAAGGATATGAAGAAGGTTGCTGTGATCCGCAGTACCCCCAAATCTCCTGGCTCCCTGAAGAACCGTTCTCCAGCACCTCTGGCTGCGGTGCCCCTGCCTGACCTGAAGAATGTGCGCCCCAAAGTCGGTTCTACTGAAAACATCAAGTACCAGCCCGGAGGAGGCCGG GTCCAAATTTTTGATCAGAAGCTGGACTTTAGTAATGTTCAGTCTAAGTGTGGCTCCAAAGACAATGTCAAACATGTACCCGGAGGTGGCAAA GTCCAGATTCTTGATAAGAAAGTGGACTTCAGTAATGTTCAAGCTCGATGTGGTTCTAAAGACAACATAAAGCACATTCCTGGAGGAGGCAAG GTGCAAATTCTCGATCAGAAGCTGGACTTTTCTAATATTGAGTCTAAGTGTGGCTCCAAAGACAATATCAAGCATGTAGCTGGAGGGGGCAAA GTTCAGATTCTCGATCAGAAGTTGGACTTGACTAACGTGCAAGCTAGGTGTGGTTCTAAAGACAATATGAAACACACACCCGGAGGTGGCAAA GTCCAGATCGTTCACAAAAAAATAGACTTGAGCAATGTGCAGGCGAAATGCGGTTCAAAAGATAATATCCACCACAAGCCAG GAGGTGGAAATATTGAGATCAGATCCGAGAAACTGGAATTCAAGGCGCAATCAAAGATCGGCTCTCTAGACAACATCGGCCATGTGGCTAGAGGTGGTCAAAAGAGG ATTGAGACACATAAGCTGATGTTCCGCGAGCAGGCGAAGGCGCGGACTGACCACGGCGCCGAGATCATCTCTCTGGAAGAGTCTTCACAGCAGCTCAGCACGGTTTCCTCCTCTGGCAGCATCAACATGGCTGACCCACCTGAGCTCTCCACCCTCGCAGATGAGGTGAGCGCCTCGTTGGCCAAGCAGGGCTTGTGA